From a single Sander vitreus isolate 19-12246 chromosome 4, sanVit1, whole genome shotgun sequence genomic region:
- the rae1 gene encoding mRNA export factor isoform X1, with protein MSLFGTTSGFGAGGTGVFGNATTDSHNPMKDVEVTSPPDDSISCLAFSPPTMPGNFLIGGSWANDVRCWEVQDNGQTVPKAQQMHTGPVLDACWSDDGSKVFTASCDKTAKMWDLNSNQALQIAQHDGPIKSIHWIKAPNYSCIMTGSWDKTLKFWDTRSPNPMMSLQMPERCYCADVVYPMAVVATAERGLIVYQLENQPSEFRRIDSPLKHQHRCVAIFKDKQNKPTGFALGSIEGRVAIHYINPPNPAKDNFTFKCHRSNGTNTTTPQDIYAVNAISFHPVHGTLSTVGSDGRFSFWDKDARTKLKTSEQLDQPITACCFNHNGNIFAYASSYDWSKGHEYYNPQKKNYIFLRNAAEELKPRNKKW; from the exons ATGAGTTTATTTGGGACAACCTCCGGATTTGGAGCAGGAGGGACCGGTGTCTTTGGAAACGCAACAACAGACAGCCATAATCCCATGAAG GATGTTGAAGTGACTTCACCTCCAGATGACAGCATCAGCTGTCTGGCTTTCAGTCCCCCCACCATGCCAGGAAACTTCCTCATTGGAGGATCCTGGGCCAACGAT GTCCGGTGCTGGGAGGTTCAGGACAATGGGCAGACTGTCCCCAAAGCCCAACAGATGCACACAGGTCCAGTGCTGGATGCATGCTGGAGCGAT GATGGGAGTAAAGTCTTCACTGCCTCTTGCGATAAAACAGCCAAGATGTGGGATCTTAACAGCAATCAAGCGTTGCAGATTGCACAG CATGACGGTCCGATCAAATCAATCCACTGGATAAAAGCCCCGAACTACAGCTGCATAATGACTGGCAGTTGGGACAAAACACTGAAG TTCTGGGACACTCGCTCTCCCAATCCCATGATGTCTCTGCAGATGCCAGAGAGATGCTATTGTGCAGATGTT GTGTACCCCATGGCAGTGGTTGCCACAGCTGAGAGAGGCCTAATAGTGTACCAGCTGGAGAACCAGCCCTCTGAATTTCGGAGAATAGACTCTCCTCTCAAACATCAG CACCGCTGTGTTGCCATATTCAAGGACAAGCAGAACAAGCCCACTGGCTTTGCACTGGGAAGCATCGAAGGCCGAGTGGCCATCCACTATATCAACCCTCCAAACCC AGCCAAAGACAACTTCACCTTTAAGTGCCACAGGTCGAATGGAACCAACACAACCACTCCACAGGACATCTATGCT GTGAATGCCATCTCCTTCCATCCTGTCCATGGCACACTGTCTACTGTGGGCTCGGATGGGCGCTTCAGCTTCTGGGACAAAGACGCCCGCACCAAGTTGAAGACCTCGGAGCAGCTCGACCAGCCCATTACGGCTTGCTGCTTCAACCACAACGGCAACATCTTTGCGTATGCTTCCAGTTACGACTGGTCGAAG GGTCATGAGTACTACAACCCCCAGAAAAAGAACTACATCTTCCTAAGGAATGCTGCCGAGGAGCTGAAGCCTCGGAACAAGAAATGGTGA
- the rae1 gene encoding mRNA export factor isoform X2: MSLFGTTSGFGAGGTGVFGNATTDSHNPMKDVEVTSPPDDSISCLAFSPPTMPGNFLIGGSWANDVRCWEVQDNGQTVPKAQQMHTGPVLDACWSDDGSKVFTASCDKTAKMWDLNSNQALQIAQHDGPIKSIHWIKAPNYSCIMTGSWDKTLKFWDTRSPNPMMSLQMPERCYCADVVYPMAVVATAERGLIVYQLENQPSEFRRIDSPLKHQHRCVAIFKDKQNKPTGFALGSIEGRVAIHYINPPNPAKDNFTFKCHRSNGTNTTTPQDIYAVNAISFHPVHGTLSTVGSDGRFSFWDKDARTKLKTSEQLDQPITACCFNHNGNIFAYASSYDWSKGHEYYNPQKKNYIFLRNAAEELKPRNKK, from the exons ATGAGTTTATTTGGGACAACCTCCGGATTTGGAGCAGGAGGGACCGGTGTCTTTGGAAACGCAACAACAGACAGCCATAATCCCATGAAG GATGTTGAAGTGACTTCACCTCCAGATGACAGCATCAGCTGTCTGGCTTTCAGTCCCCCCACCATGCCAGGAAACTTCCTCATTGGAGGATCCTGGGCCAACGAT GTCCGGTGCTGGGAGGTTCAGGACAATGGGCAGACTGTCCCCAAAGCCCAACAGATGCACACAGGTCCAGTGCTGGATGCATGCTGGAGCGAT GATGGGAGTAAAGTCTTCACTGCCTCTTGCGATAAAACAGCCAAGATGTGGGATCTTAACAGCAATCAAGCGTTGCAGATTGCACAG CATGACGGTCCGATCAAATCAATCCACTGGATAAAAGCCCCGAACTACAGCTGCATAATGACTGGCAGTTGGGACAAAACACTGAAG TTCTGGGACACTCGCTCTCCCAATCCCATGATGTCTCTGCAGATGCCAGAGAGATGCTATTGTGCAGATGTT GTGTACCCCATGGCAGTGGTTGCCACAGCTGAGAGAGGCCTAATAGTGTACCAGCTGGAGAACCAGCCCTCTGAATTTCGGAGAATAGACTCTCCTCTCAAACATCAG CACCGCTGTGTTGCCATATTCAAGGACAAGCAGAACAAGCCCACTGGCTTTGCACTGGGAAGCATCGAAGGCCGAGTGGCCATCCACTATATCAACCCTCCAAACCC AGCCAAAGACAACTTCACCTTTAAGTGCCACAGGTCGAATGGAACCAACACAACCACTCCACAGGACATCTATGCT GTGAATGCCATCTCCTTCCATCCTGTCCATGGCACACTGTCTACTGTGGGCTCGGATGGGCGCTTCAGCTTCTGGGACAAAGACGCCCGCACCAAGTTGAAGACCTCGGAGCAGCTCGACCAGCCCATTACGGCTTGCTGCTTCAACCACAACGGCAACATCTTTGCGTATGCTTCCAGTTACGACTGGTCGAAG GGTCATGAGTACTACAACCCCCAGAAAAAGAACTACATCTTCCTAAGGAATGCTGCCGAGGAGCTGAAGCCTCGGAACAAGAAATG A